Below is a window of Fervidobacterium pennivorans DSM 9078 DNA.
TGGTGACAAAGGGTTGGAATTTTGAAACCTAAATCTGCCGCAGCTTCAAGCACTGTTTTGTTTTCTGGAACTTGATAAGGTTTGTCGTTGATATAGATAGTTACCATCGGCCACCCACCTCCGTATAATGATAGCAAAGAAAAAGTCTAATGCTATTCTACCACATAAGTAAAAATTTCACAAGTGACAAATACTAAAATTCGAAAAGAAAATGAGAGAATTTCTGTTTTATATTTTGAAATTCAGTCCTAATTGCTATTTTTGAGAACATGCAAAACAAAGAAAAAATCATATTTTTCACATGTGTTACCGCAACTGCGATTAGAACTTTGTTGAAAAACTGAGGTAATAATCTGTCGTTATAAATGGAATTGAAATTCTTTGGTCTGGATTAGCGTAAAAAACAATATTGAAATAATTATAAATCCAGTCTGTGAAAGTGTATCCCTGAATCAGTCTGAGTGGACTCTCATGACCGTGCAAAGTTATTCGATACCCGATTTCTATTCCAGAGTATCTGTCGTAATACCATATGCCTCCAAATCTTGCCATCACGTACTGTGATTGCCTTCTTGCTTCTTCCAAAACACTCTGCCAATCTTCGGGCGGCGCTTGTGACTGCCAAACATTTATCAACATACCACCTTCCAGTAGTCCAAAAACTTCAAAGTCCTTGCTAAGTAAGATTCCATTGCTCAAAAAACCACGTGCCACTAGAACTGAAACGTACTCAGACTGACCAGGTAAGAAAATCGTTGCAAGTGCCGATTGCAGATAAGGACGCACGATTATCGGTCCGAGTATTGTGTTGTTGTGAATATGTGCCATATTGAGAAGGATATATGTTTGGAAGCTTGGGTCCACAGCCTCACCAAGATATGCTTTGTTAATAAAGAATGGATCCCACAAGAATGTTTCAAGGTTGAAGACTGTGGATTCTGATGGGAAATAGCGTATTTTGAGATTGAAAGCCCCTACGATATCGAACAGTGGTTGTGTAGAAATTTCCCAGTTGCCAAACGAGTAACCTATAGAGGTAAACTCAACAAACAATCCTTCCTTGTGTGGTGGTACGATGCTCACCACGAAATCTCCACTTTGCACTGCCAAAGAGATACTAAATGCGATGATTAGAAAACTCAGAGCAAGTATTGTTCGCAGTTTCTTCATGTTTTCACCTCCTCGAGAGATTTGAAATGGATGAATCGAAAAATTTGGAATTATTTTTTTCATCCAGCACTTTTTAGACTCTCTCTTTTGTTGGAACGTTCAACAAATTGAACATTTCGTAGGTGCGTCTTAAACTTAAGCAATTATACCACTTACATAGTTATTTCACCAAAAGGTTTCTTCAGTGTGGTATAATAATCAAGAAAGCAACTGCTGATATTGTTTTTAAAACAGTTCGGAGGGATGAATCGTGGATAATGCAAATCAAAACCTCAGTGAGCCTTACGCGGAATTGAAGGAAGGTGCAAAAGAAAGAATTAAAAACTGCGAGCTTTTCATACTTGACATCGATGGGACATTTTATCTAAGCGGAAAACCTTTCGAAGGTTCTCGAAAATTTGTGGATGCTCTTGGAAGATTAGGTAAAAAGCTAGTTTTTCTTACAAACAACTCCAATAGAACGATAGAAAGTTATATCAACGAATTTGAAGAGATGGGAATCAAGCTTGGCAGAAATCAAATAGTTACAGCAGGAGTGGCGACAGCTGAGTATCTTTTAGAGGAATTCGGTCCAAAGCGTGTGTACATTGTTGGAACGGATGATATAAAATACGAATTTCAGAGAGTTGGGCACACAGTTGTAGAAGAAGACCCCGAAGTGGTCGTTGTAACGTTTGATAAGACTCTAACATATGAAAAAATCAAGAAAGCCACACAATTTGTTTCAAAAGGTGCGCTCTTTGTTGTAACTAACCCCGACCTCAATTGTCCTTCATCTGAAGGGCCACTTCCTGATGCAGGTGCAATTGCATCCGCTGTAAGAAAGGCGTCAGGAGTTTATCCCAACATTATTTTTGGGAAACCAGAACCTAAGTTAATCGAGATGGT
It encodes the following:
- a CDS encoding HAD-IIA family hydrolase; this translates as MDNANQNLSEPYAELKEGAKERIKNCELFILDIDGTFYLSGKPFEGSRKFVDALGRLGKKLVFLTNNSNRTIESYINEFEEMGIKLGRNQIVTAGVATAEYLLEEFGPKRVYIVGTDDIKYEFQRVGHTVVEEDPEVVVVTFDKTLTYEKIKKATQFVSKGALFVVTNPDLNCPSSEGPLPDAGAIASAVRKASGVYPNIIFGKPEPKLIEMVIRHNNVGKNEACMVGDRLYTDILAGIQAGTWTVLVLTGEANMEQVQKSPIKPHLIAKDIGVLADILLGGI